One window from the genome of Pieris napi chromosome 12, ilPieNapi1.2, whole genome shotgun sequence encodes:
- the LOC125054678 gene encoding serine/threonine-protein kinase pelle-like codes for MYIYELPFDINKELCRLLDNDDDWKDLAGIHMKYSAFEVNEIEQMAKRQASSPTNQLFTRWGQLNHRVEELFILLYRMKHIPALRCLVPVVDGRFHRLLHKHDSKSIRDRSTLDVNENRQMTQKIEGSESSLPVMLFEKHGQFPTPNRVFDVPSPNPQTTDDSNTDSTKNSSAQSQDGSLGDEFLKSISAIPMLSYEDLRTATNNWSEANLLGRGGFGQVFKGEWKLLPLAVKRLKDNDDKNKELIREMCLNQYRHDNILPLYGYSLGGPEACLVYQLMAGGSLEQRLRGKTLHRPLSWGQRYRIAHGVARGLQYLHTMAGTPLIHGDIKPANILLDQCSIPKIGDFGLARKGPYGEDRTHLKVSRVHGTRPYLPDEYLRSRVLSPAVDVFSYGVVMLEMATALPVLDRTRKVLLLSDFMHQQARENVPFSILEDRILRGTPNSNPLLCSAFIDVGLHCTRLIRHERPSMLDVYKRLDAIEFPDKHYA; via the exons ATGTACATATACGAATTACCTTTTGATATAAACAAGGAGTTGTGTAGATTGCTGGATAATGATGATGATTGGAAGGATCTTGCTGGTATACATATGAAGTATTCAGCTTTTGAAGTTAAT GAAATAGAACAAATGGCAAAGCGCCAGGCATCCTCCCCAACTAATCAGCTTTTTACAAGATGGGGTCAATTAAACCATAGAGTGgaagaattatttattctattatataGAATGAAACATATCCCTGCTTTGCGTTGCCTGGTGCCTGTAGTTGATGGGAGATTCCATAGATTACTTCATAAACATGATAGCAAGAGTATTAGGGACCGAAGTACTTTAGATG TCAATGAAAATAGACAGATGACACAGAAAATAGAGGGCAGTGAATCATCCTTACCAGTCATGCTTTTTGAAAAG CATGGCCAATTTCCAACACCAAACCGAGTCTTCGATGTACCTTCGCCAAATCCACAAACTACAGACGACTCTAATACCGATTCAACAAAG aatTCGTCAGCTCAGAGTCAAGATGGGAGCTTAGGGGATGAATTCCTTAAGAGCATATCAGCTATACCAATGCTCAGCTATGAAGACTTAAGGACTGCAACCAATAATTGGAGCGAGGCCAATTTACTAGGCAGAGGCGGTTTTGGACAAGTATTTAAAG GCGAATGGAAACTATTACCGCTCGCTGTGAAACGTCTAAAGGACAACGATGATAAAAACAAGGAATTAATCAGAGAGATGTGTCTGAATCAGTATAGACATGATAATATATTGCCCTTATATGGATACAGCTTGGGAG GCCCGGAAGCATGTCTGGTATATCAATTAATGGCGGGTGGATCTTTAGAACAGAGATTGAGAGGGAAGACATTACACCGGCCACTTTCATGGGGACAACGGTACAGAATAGCTCACGGTGTTGCCAg agGACTCCAATACCTGCACACGATGGCTGGTACGCCATTAATACATGGAGATATTAAACCAGCTAACATCCTACTGGACCAGTGCTCTATTCCCAAAATCGGAGACTTCGGCCTTGCAAGGAAGGGGCCCTATGGAGAAGATCGGACACATTTGAAAGTCTCtag AGTTCACGGTACTCGTCCCTACTTACCAGATGAGTACCTACGGTCCCGGGTTCTATCTCCTGCGGTAGACGTGTTCAGCTATGGAGTTGTAATGCTGGAAATGGCGACGGCCCTTCCGGTCCTCGACAGGACCAGGAAGGTTCTTCTGCTGAGTGATTTCATGCATCAGCAGGCCAGGGAAAACGTGCCTTTTT CCATATTAGAAGATCGTATTCTCAGAGGGACTCCGAACTCAAATCCCTTGCTATGTTCAGCCTTTATAGATGTCGGTTTACACTGTACTAGACTAATCCGACACGAAAGGCCCTCAATGTTGGACGTGTATAAAAGACTTGACGCCATAGAATTTCCGGATAAACATTATGCCTAG
- the LOC125054666 gene encoding protein SHQ1 homolog: protein MLTPSFKLSQDDNHVFIVVHAPYTNIGDTDIDVDGENLLFVSSPYFLRLRLPGRILENEESKGSYICDSGDFNLTFDKENPGEHFENLDMITSLLAPRDIPNLNPNLVEILEEDGITIEHEEQDQGTSNQYGYGFACKITTKFHSIGSEFPQIFALKVPEEVSIQDRHELRKKYESLKFSSDHYLADFYDDELINPYLTSKMQWDENGFDDNAAFTEDQISLLKELANKHYILTKSEHKQVFLSLVDILYGYCYDKRTTLNESTVESSWTINKISSTLSWFCVFSDMKDVLVSCYRRALIFPIFRNFELCHKVKSDVVSLLKKNKKCVIKCFIDIHSMFNTSNDARYILNQLYINDYLIFLQKCRSEELIELCHNLANIEISKADLSLELDELEEAAKMVCQEESQVTENEMALKMASMSLLPKSKGNAVFYSDSSSSSSNSSDSSDLDSDDDSSSSSDPSELLSIQDKFVIRTD from the coding sequence ATGCTGACACCGAGCTTTAAGCTGTCGCAAGATGATAACCACGTGTTTATCGTTGTGCATGCACCATATACAAACATTGGAGACACTGATATCGATGTTGACGGagagaatttattatttgtgtcCAGTCCCTATTTTCTTAGACTTCGACTACCTGGTCGTATTCTAGAAAACGAAGAATCTAAAGGTTCATATATATGCGATTCTGGTGATTTTAATCTTACTTTCGATAAAGAAAATCCGGGAGagcattttgaaaatttagatATGATTACGAGTCTACTAGCCCCACGAGACATACCGAATTTGAATCCTAATTTAGTGGAAATATTAGAAGAGGATGGCATTACAATTGAACATGAAGAACAAGATCAAGGAACGAGTAATCAGTATGGATATGGGTTTGCATGTAAAATTACAACAAAATTTCATAGCATAGGCAGTGAGTTTCCTCAAATTTTTGCTCTAAAAGTTCCAGAAGAAGTTAGTATTCAAGACAGACATGAGTTACGGAAAAAGTATGAAAGCCTTAAATTTTCCTCTGATCATTATTTAGCTGACTTTTATGATGATGAACTTATCAATCCATATTTGACTTCTAAAATGCAGTGGGATGAAAATGGCTTTGATGACAATGCTGCTTTTACAGAAGATCAAATTAGTCTGCTAAAAGAACTCGCCAATAagcattatattttaactaaaagtgAACATAAACAAGTATTTCTAAGTTTAGTTGacattttgtatggatattgCTATGACAAAAGAACAACATTAAATGAAAGCACAGTTGAATCTAGTTggacaataaacaaaatatcttCTACTTTGAGTTGGTTTTGTGTATTCAGTGATATGAAAGATGTATTAGTATCCTGTTATAGAAGAGCTCTAATTTTTCCAATATTCAGAAACTTTGAACTATGTCACAAAGTCAAAAGTGATGTggtttcacttttaaaaaagaataaaaaatgtgttataAAATGCTTTATTGATATACACAGTATGTTTAATACAAGTAATGATGCTAGGTATATCCTTAATCAGTTGTACATTAAtgactatttaatatttctacaAAAGTGTAGATCTGAAGAACTAATAGAACTGTGTCATAATTTAGCCAATATTGAAATAAGTAAAGCAGATTTGTCTTTAGAATTAGATGAATTAGAGGAAGCTGCAAAAATGGTATGTCAAGAGGAATCACAAGTCACAGAGAATGAAATGGCTTTAAAAATGGCCTCAATGTCTCTATTACCTAAATCAAAGGGAAATGCAGTATTTTATAGCGACAGTTCATCATCTAGTAGCAATTCCTCAGATTCTTCAGATCTTGATTCTGATGATGATTCATCTTCCAGTAGTGATCCATCAGAATTATTGTCAATACAAGATAAATTTGTGATAAGGACTGATTAG
- the LOC125054492 gene encoding wolframin, translating to MPVGRKRWNIHDGPQGSLRRLRNQLAEDGCAESQVVLAKQLLEEKCELEADKVSNFKQALEWLICATEQAHPEARKMLRRCIRSGVIDEDSAPIVRAKSCLAASRQETVARKAARDLFASLSNGEQYITTAQLERRIREICTTTLKKDEEDEALDESHDEAPALDDAQALESLQGGDHVGNGTLRTAQVVDDDLPDRCPSDEIRNLTVDNLVSAAVDYCQGGLPLVSRDLTLTDPSIKALDHIPILQQAFLHPLVFIQILYLKLLYYFGSFSFRLSNLELSLLIIAYLSVSTDSLYHLVPLIIYYISIIAMVICTFKMLLAKRQFIDFRKWSGLFLRYSDGNLQPDESENLFVKNNLGPFLQFFVALFVNLFLYPFIATQWVPFSEFCVLSFCLMFMTLFSFGTNGQLCPDVLALISFGLNVLAKYPYEKDTVVHQGWRFLDLHISNYPSYILGNSIEFCLNARVFFSLLIPVILVMMARRSNWQGLFKYTLPHCVTLSWLQMFITCSHGCTTYGLIRGTLALVCSFLFLPLIGVVTVTLPIFAFLQYITVPRLVYTATVLFALTVTLGVTCVLAKTEATKKFVTPFQLAIGLITLIYFSNQLLTGIQDEGVPSGLLELITDDKASLKNLLKNEFITDYEENTNFVEWEDYYNNCHAPSWINNNMASTQIKCSILDGAKINWEGYIKDVTVTNVRNKWNDFSLWLPGFLREYFKCYYGEEFSTLCSRPEDIDLEGCEFVRTVARQSGKNCHLNNLNEYTYEVTVDMETSGGLLKRHSEIRLIFDNFFTNYTKLLRQNDKIRFKGILLNEPNSYDIGSRYLDIKGYEINCLECKTARGSIRTQEPSTSRVCDLFRTIANDCVVSTKYVLNFLLNPVIVFK from the exons ATGCCTGTAGGAAGAAAACGTTGGAATATTCATG ATGGACCTCAAGGATCTCTAAGACGTCTGCGTAATCAGTTAGCTGAGGATGGTTGTGCTGAGTCTCAAGTTGTGTTGGCAAAGCAATTATTAGAAGAAAAATgtg aACTTGAGGCTGACAAAGTGTCTAATTTTAAACAAGCTTTGGAATGGCTTATTTGTGCTACTGAACAAGCTCATCCAGAGGCCAGAAAAATGTTACGAag GTGTATTCGCAGTGGCGTTATAGACGAGGACAGTGCGCCGATAGTGCGTGCTAAGTCTTGTCTAGCTGCGAGCCGACAGGAGACTGTAGCCCGAAAAGCTGCTAGAGACCTCTTTGCAAG TTTATCTAACGGTGAGCAGTATATAACGACGGCGCAACTCGAACGGCGTATTCGTGAAATTTGTACCACGACACTCAAAAAGGATGAAGAGGATGAGGCATTGGACGAATCTCATG atgAAGCACCGGCTTTGGATGATGCTCAAGCGTTAGAGTCATTGCAGGGAGGTGACCATGTCGGGAATGGTACTTTACGCACTGCGCAAGTTGTTGATGATG ATTTACCAGATCGATGTCCCAGTGACGAAATTCGtaatttgacagttgacaatcTGGTCTCAGCCGCTGTGGACTATTGCCAAGGAGGGTTACCTCTAGTCAGCCGCGATTTAACCCTTACCGACCCCAGTATTAAGGCCCTTGACCATATCCCAATTCTCCAACAAGCATTTCTGCACCCCCTAGTCTTCATACAGATACTGTATCTAAAACTTCTATACTATTTTGGGTCATTCTCTTTTCGATTGTCAAATTTAGAACTCTCCCTTTTAATCATAGCTTATCTGTCGGTTAGCACGGACAGCCTTTACCATTTAGTACCACTTATTATATACTACATAAGCATCATTGCCATGGTCATATGTACATTCAAAATGTTGCTCGCGAAACGACAGTTCATCGATTTCCGAAAATGGTCGGGCTTATTTTTGAGATATAGCGATGGCAATTTGCAACCAGACGAGTCGGAgaatttgtttgttaaaaataatttgggaCCATTTTTGCAATTTTTCGTGGcgttatttgttaatttgtttttgtaccCGTTTATAGCGACCCAATGGGTGCCGTTTTCCGAATTTTGCGTTTTGtcattttgtttaatgtttatgaCGCTTTTCTCTTTTGGGACGAACGGTCAGCTGTGTCCCGACGTTTTGGCGTTGATATCTTTTGGTTTAAATGTCTTAGCGAAGTATCCCTACGAGAAAGATACGGTAGTCCACCAAGGATGGCGATTTCTCGATCTGCACATATCGAATTATCCATCTTATATCTTAGGAAATAGCATTGAGTTTTGCTTGAATGCGCGCGTGTTTTTTTCACTATTAATCCCGGTGATATTAGTGATGATGGCTCGAAGGAGTAACTGGCAGGGATTGTTCAAGTACACCCTGCCACATTGTGTAACGTTGAGTTGGTTGCAGATGTTCATAACTTGTTCTCACGGGTGTACGACGTATGGGTTGATTCGAGGGACGTTAGCACTAGTGTGTTCCTTCCTTTTCCTTCCCTTAATAGGCGTGGTGACGGTAACTCTACCGATATTCGCGTTCCTGCAATATATAACGGTTCCAAGGCTGGTGTACACAGCGACAGTATTGTTTGCATTGACCGTGACATTGGGTGTGACTTGTGTCCTTGCAAAAACGGAGGCTACCAAGAAATTTGTTACTCCGTTTCag CTTGCAATTGGTCTAATTACCCTAATATACTTCAGCAATCAATTGCTTACTGGCATTCAAGATGAAGGCGTACCGTCTGGCCTTCTAGAACTAATAACAGATGACAAAGCCAGCCtcaaaaaccttttaaaaaacGAATTCATCACAGATTACGAAGAAAACACAAATTTCGTAGAGTGGGAGGATTATTACAACAACTGTCATGCGCCATCTTGGATTAACAACAACATGGCGTCCACGCAAATCAAGTGCTCTATACTAGATGGAGCTAAAATCAATTGGGAAGGTTATATCAAGGATGTCACAGTGACAAATGTTAGGAATAAATGGAATGATTTCTCCTTGTGGTTGCCGGGCTTTTTGAGGGAATATTTCAAGTGTTATTATGGCGAGGAGTTTTCGACTTTATGTTCGAGGCCAGAAGACATAGATTTGGAGGGCTGCGAGTTTGTGAGGACGGTTGCGCGGCAAAGTGGGAAGAACTGTCATTTGAATAACTTGAATGA ATACACATATGAAGTGACAGTCGACATGGAAACAAGTGGGGGATTATTAAAACGTCACTCGGAGATACGGCTCATTTTTGATAACTTTTTCACAAATTACACGAAATTACTTCGACAAAATGACAAGATCCGCTTCAAGGGTATACTTTTGAATGAGCCAAATTCATATGACATTGGCTCTAGGTATTTGGATATAAAGGGGTATGAAATCAATTGTCTCGAGTGTAAAACGGCAAGGGGGTCTATTCGCACACAGGAGCCGTCGACATCGAGAGTGTGCGACTTATTTCGAACGATAGCAAACGACTGTGTCGTATCAACAAAGTATGTTTTGAATTTCCTACTAAATCCAGTgatagtttttaaatag